One stretch of Hymenobacter chitinivorans DSM 11115 DNA includes these proteins:
- a CDS encoding TonB-dependent receptor — protein MKRVIWLAAISVVVVPVSQAQTQSATPADTSRTLPEVQVTYQAERRTPVTFLDLSGRALARKSVGQEPSFLLAETPAITAYSDAGSTQGYAYFRMRGIDQTRINTTLNGVPLNEPEDQGAYFSNYPDLLNSISKVQVQRGVGTSQNGSASFGGSIQLFSPSLRQDSASATVGLGYGSFNSYRAFGEYASGLHGRKALYVRASQLHSDGYKDRSANTSRSVFISGGLFYDKTTWKLNVLAGHQQNQLAWLGVPDSVLAVNRRANVNGPENDRFDQALVQLQNTWQPAAGTVVNTSVYASFLKGNYDFDLNSFLGLPSTAELYNYAFQSGFWGAYTSYSRQLGRLTWTSGLHANTYHRQHTGSEKALGQLYQNTGRKREASAFTKLEYEVQRFTLFADVQGRTVAFEYDGAVPLGKLDWQFFNPKAGVSFAASNHATLYYSLGRTGREPTRNDLFGGSDDLLADADGQALITSPAAEYVLDQELGLRYQRSQLEIGVNGYYMDFKNEIVLNGKFGPNGLALTNNVKSSVRTGLEATARWQASRHWSLLNNSAFNYSRIREQTEEFRPILTPGLILNQEVAYQTGPWAATVAGRYQSRSFVDFANSATIGEYALLNARLEYSSRHYQVTAFANNLTNTKYFNNGSVEADGTRKYFVQAPRNYYLSVQYRF, from the coding sequence ATGAAACGAGTTATATGGTTGGCGGCAATTAGTGTCGTTGTAGTGCCCGTTAGCCAAGCCCAAACCCAGTCTGCCACCCCAGCCGATACGTCCCGGACCCTGCCCGAAGTGCAGGTTACCTACCAGGCTGAGCGCCGCACCCCCGTCACGTTTCTGGACCTGAGTGGCCGGGCTCTGGCCCGCAAAAGCGTGGGGCAGGAGCCGTCCTTTCTGCTGGCCGAAACGCCCGCCATTACCGCCTACTCCGACGCGGGCAGCACCCAGGGCTACGCCTACTTTCGCATGCGCGGCATCGACCAGACCCGCATCAATACCACCCTGAACGGGGTGCCGCTCAACGAGCCGGAAGACCAGGGCGCGTACTTCTCCAACTACCCCGACCTGCTCAACTCCATCAGCAAAGTGCAGGTGCAACGGGGCGTGGGCACCAGCCAGAACGGCAGCGCCAGCTTTGGGGGCAGTATTCAACTGTTTTCGCCGTCGTTGCGCCAGGACTCGGCTTCGGCCACCGTGGGGCTGGGTTACGGCTCGTTTAACAGCTACCGGGCGTTCGGGGAGTACGCCAGCGGCCTGCATGGCCGCAAGGCGCTCTACGTGCGGGCCTCTCAGCTGCACTCCGACGGCTACAAGGACCGCTCGGCCAACACGTCCCGCTCGGTCTTTATCAGCGGCGGGCTGTTTTACGACAAAACCACCTGGAAGCTCAACGTGCTGGCCGGGCACCAGCAGAATCAGCTGGCCTGGCTGGGAGTGCCCGACTCGGTGCTGGCCGTCAACCGCCGGGCCAACGTCAACGGCCCCGAAAATGACCGGTTCGACCAGGCCTTAGTGCAGCTGCAGAATACCTGGCAGCCCGCGGCCGGCACCGTGGTGAATACCAGCGTGTACGCCTCGTTTCTGAAGGGCAACTATGACTTCGACCTCAACAGCTTTCTGGGTTTGCCTTCCACCGCTGAGCTCTATAACTACGCTTTCCAATCGGGCTTCTGGGGCGCTTACACCTCGTATTCCCGCCAGCTCGGCCGCCTGACCTGGACCAGCGGCCTGCACGCCAACACCTACCACCGCCAGCATACCGGCAGCGAAAAGGCTCTGGGCCAGCTCTACCAGAATACCGGCCGCAAGCGGGAGGCCAGCGCCTTTACCAAGCTCGAGTACGAAGTGCAGCGCTTTACCCTGTTTGCCGACGTGCAGGGCCGCACCGTGGCTTTTGAGTACGATGGCGCGGTGCCGCTGGGTAAGTTAGACTGGCAATTCTTTAACCCCAAAGCCGGGGTGAGCTTTGCCGCTTCCAACCATGCTACGCTCTACTACAGCCTGGGCCGCACCGGCCGGGAACCCACCCGCAACGACCTGTTCGGGGGCAGCGACGACCTGCTGGCCGACGCCGACGGCCAGGCCCTGATTACGAGCCCGGCGGCCGAGTACGTGCTGGACCAGGAGCTGGGCCTACGCTACCAGCGGAGCCAACTTGAAATCGGGGTGAATGGCTACTACATGGATTTTAAGAACGAAATCGTGCTCAACGGTAAGTTTGGACCCAACGGCCTGGCCCTGACCAACAACGTAAAAAGCAGCGTGCGGACCGGCCTGGAAGCCACGGCCCGCTGGCAGGCGTCTCGGCATTGGTCGTTGCTGAACAACTCGGCCTTCAACTACAGCCGCATCCGGGAGCAGACCGAGGAGTTTCGCCCCATCCTAACTCCGGGCCTGATTCTGAACCAGGAAGTAGCCTACCAAACTGGCCCCTGGGCCGCCACCGTGGCGGGCCGCTACCAGAGCCGCTCTTTTGTTGATTTTGCCAACTCGGCCACGATAGGGGAGTACGCCCTGCTCAATGCCCGATTAGAATACAGCAGCCGGCACTACCAGGTCACGGCTTTTGCCAACAACCTGACCAACACCAAGTATTTCAACAACGGCAGCGTGGAGGCCGACGGCACCCGCAAGTATTTCGTGCAGGCTCCCCGCAACTATTACCTCAGCGTCCAGTACCGTTTCTAG
- a CDS encoding AAA family ATPase has product MTKAFVFGKFLPFHRGHEQLIRFALRHCDQLTVLVCASDQETVPGPLRQQWIQETFATEPRVRVQLLEYQESELPNTSETSLPVATIWADRFRQLLPNCTLVVTSEPYGELVAARMGIRHVAFDVARRQVPVSATLIRADRQRYWPFLPASVRPYYCRKVVILGAESTGKTTLATELAAHFGATLVLEAARDLIADSNHFTPDDLQQVVAEHTRRIAQAVRGGQALVIIDTDVHITQSYAHLTWGRELAVSPAVYATHRADLYLYLAADVPFVQDGTRLSATERQRLDHSHRQMLQRHNVAPEELSGSWVQRLARAVALVEQLLTQ; this is encoded by the coding sequence ATGACCAAGGCCTTTGTTTTCGGCAAATTTCTGCCTTTCCACCGCGGGCACGAACAGCTCATCCGCTTCGCGCTCCGGCACTGCGACCAGCTCACGGTGCTGGTGTGCGCCAGTGACCAGGAAACCGTGCCCGGCCCGCTTCGCCAGCAGTGGATTCAGGAAACCTTTGCTACTGAGCCCCGCGTGAGAGTGCAGCTGCTGGAATACCAGGAAAGTGAGCTGCCCAACACCTCCGAAACCTCCTTACCGGTGGCCACCATCTGGGCCGACCGGTTTCGGCAGCTGTTGCCCAACTGCACGCTGGTCGTGACTTCCGAACCTTACGGCGAGTTGGTGGCGGCCCGCATGGGCATCCGGCACGTGGCCTTCGATGTGGCCCGGCGGCAGGTGCCCGTGTCGGCTACCCTCATTCGGGCTGACCGGCAGCGGTACTGGCCGTTTCTGCCCGCCAGCGTGCGGCCCTACTACTGCCGCAAAGTGGTAATCCTGGGGGCGGAGTCGACGGGCAAGACCACGCTGGCAACTGAGCTGGCCGCTCATTTCGGGGCCACGCTGGTGCTGGAAGCCGCCCGGGACCTGATTGCCGACTCCAACCACTTCACCCCCGACGACTTGCAGCAAGTCGTAGCCGAGCACACTCGCCGCATTGCCCAGGCCGTGCGGGGCGGCCAGGCTCTGGTTATCATCGATACCGACGTGCACATTACCCAGTCGTACGCCCACCTGACCTGGGGCCGGGAGCTGGCCGTAAGCCCCGCCGTATACGCCACCCACCGCGCCGATTTGTATTTGTATCTGGCCGCCGACGTGCCCTTTGTGCAGGATGGCACCCGCCTGTCGGCCACTGAGCGGCAGCGCCTGGACCACTCGCACCGGCAAATGCTGCAGCGCCATAACGTAGCCCCGGAGGAGCTGAGCGGCAGCTGGGTGCAACGCCTGGCCCGCGCCGTGGCGCTGGTGGAGCAGTTATTAACTCAATAG